The following proteins come from a genomic window of Montipora capricornis isolate CH-2021 chromosome 9, ASM3666992v2, whole genome shotgun sequence:
- the LOC138016492 gene encoding uncharacterized protein, whose amino-acid sequence MFFAVFLSSAVFLATVQTAQQNDDCFGCSRCHTEHLIVNRTVYEFVIAICNFKAGVKRTRIPKNLPERLSTLWLSSHNIGKVETTSLKSYPFLQRLYLDKNRVKTIEDGSFSRQTYLTYLDLKENELSNITTETFRGLISLQTLRLDHNKLQSIPQAAFATIPRLRKLDLRVNKITVLEKGAFDRLENLEILSLSFNNLRAINSGAFGNLMSLTQLELASNKIKSIDENAFSCLPLIKSMLLEENQLKTIPTKSIQHLRFLDVLNISKNPLSLIASDAFIGLKSLTTVHLNDCNISAIIRNAFYGLPELKAIYLQNNPLNCNCHLSWLSKWLSENARVTSDYPVCQLPRNLVGKILTSLDLQSFVCTCEDCCCSPPHANCSYSENRTRLSCTDICQSVNYSVGRCSKFRQRCYCEKNASIWNTTSKLSNCSFNMTSHKCSKDGEIRKYGAHLKCLCKKGFTGDGFNCTDIDECGKTGSARCAVNAECINTPGSYHCKCREGFKKQEYGFFCNDIDECKESQSCDRHAKCHNNKGSFVCLCLPGYAGNGKTCLPVPHKPSQITITEVDSSKFSVTWKLTNLTMISHLTIEYKKIGILDFKWEIVKLNPHITRANLTDLQADSSYLLRIGVFSIFNTSIYSDETMFSTPTLQPDLETNRSENSGVIVAAVTVSVALLLLVAFVLYFVMKQRKKRKKKPTYPRYVPGLEDLIEMQTQSLSGGIESRGNRDLLELEGNLRSLIVDYQDEWEVSRDLLSIGQKIGEGQFGLVLKGTLMTEDGAMEVAVKTVKENADRFDIKDLLQELKMMKEIGQHPHVVSLVGACTTSGPLYIITEYISGGNLLNYLRYSRPADDTYVNISSTLSSRDLLKIALDCARGMNHIADRKFVHRDLAARNILLTQECEAKVADFGLARDIYGDGQYVKSGGGRLPIKWMAPESIEDQIYTTMSDIWSFGILLWEIVTIGGVPYPCVPVNLLLTKLLCGYRMSKPVHCSNELYDLMTSCWEQDPEARPTFSQICLILSEMLSQSARSYVNITVSNRRKRSDGKVAYEMHKQTF is encoded by the exons ATGTTTTTCGCTGTATTTCTGAGTTCTGCCGTGTTTTTAGCTACGGTTCAGACCGCTCAACAGAATGACGACTGCTTTGGCTGCTCTCGTTGCCACACGGAACACCTCATAGTTAACAGAACAGTCTACGAATTTGTGATCGCAATTTGCAACTTTAAGGCAGGTGTTAAAAGAACTAGGATCCCTAAAAATTTGCCAGAAAGGCTCAGCACTTTGTGGTTGAGTTCTCATAATATCGGCAAGGTGGAAACAACATCTTTGAAAAGTTACCCCTTCCTGCAACGTCTCTACTTGGATAAAAACCGtgtaaaaacaatagaagatgGATCCTTCTCTCGCCAGACGTATTTGACTTACCTTGATCTTAAAGAAAACGAGCTCTCAAACATCACCACTGAGACATTTCGAGGATTAATATCTTTACAAACGCTGCGACTGGACCATAATAAACTTCAGTCGATTCCTCAAGCGGCATTTGCTACTATTCCTCGTCTAAGAAAACTTGATCTCCGAGTCAATAAAATCACAGTACTGGAAAAGGGCGCATTTGacaggttggaaaatttagaaatCCTTTCATTAAGCTTCAACAACTTGAGGGCAATAAACAGCGGTgcttttggaaatttgatgtctCTTACTCAACTGGAGCTTGCgtcaaacaagataaaaagcaTCGATGAGAATGCTTTCAGCTGCCTTCCATTGATAAAGAGCATGCTTCTCGAAGAAAATCAGCTGAAAACTATTCCGACAAAAAGCATTCAGCATCTTCGGTTTTTAGATGTGCTAAATATCAGCAAAAACCCTCTGTCTCTAATCGCATCAGACGCCTTCATAGGTCTCAAGAGCTTAACGACAGTACATTTGAACGACTGCAATATTTCCGCAATTATACGCAATGCTTTCTATGGGCTTCCAGAACTGAAAGCTATATACCTTCAAAATAATCCTCTAAACTGCAATTGCCATTTAAGCTGGCTTTCAAAGTGGTTGTCAGAGAATGCAAGAGTCACGAGTGATTACCCTGTTTGCCAGCTGCCACGCAACCTCGTGGGGAAAATTCTAACATCACTTGACTTACAGTCGTTTGTCTGTACGTGTGAAGACTGCTGTTGCAGTCCTCCACACGCCAATTGCTCATACTCTGAAAACCGCACAAGATTATCATGTACTGACATCTGTCAATCAGTGAATTATTCAGTAGGCAGGTGTAGTAAATTTCGCCAGAGATGCTATTGCGAGAAAAATGCATCTATTTGGAATACCACATCAAAGTTATCAAACTGTAGTTTCAATATGACGTCACACAAATGCAGTAAAGAtggagaaataagaaaatatGGAGCTCATTTGAAGTGTTTGTGCAAAAAAGGATTCACCGGCGATGGATTTAACTGCACCGATATTGATGAATGTGGTAAAACGGGAAGTGCCCGGTGTGCTGTGAACGCAGAATGCATTAATACCCCAGGGTCATATCATTGCAAGTGTCGTGAGGGGTTCAAAAAACAGGAATATGGGTTTTTTTGTAATGATATTGATGAATGCAAGGAAAGCCAGTCATGTGATCGTCATGCCAAATGTCACAACAATAAAG GTTCTTTCGTTTGCCTTTGTCTGCCTGGGTATGCGGGGAACGGAAAGACGTGTCTTCCAGTACCACACAAGCCATCACAAATCACTATCACGGAGGTCGATTCCAGTAAATTTTCTGTGACATGGAAACTGACAAACCTGACCATGATCAGCCACCTGACgattgaatataaaaaaataggAATCTTGGACTTTAAATGGGAGATTGTGAAACTGAACCCGCACATTACACGGGCGAATTTAACAGATTTGCAAGCTGACTCTTCTTACCTATTGCGGATCG GAGTGTTCTCCATTTTTAACACAAGCATCTACAGCGATGAAACAATGTTCTCAACTCCAACCCTACAACCAGACCTCGAGACCAATCGTTCCGAAAACTCAGGTGTCATTGTTGCAGCGGTCACGGTTAGCGTTGCTTTACTGTTATTAGTAGCATTCGTTCTCTACTTCGTGATGAAACAGcggaaaaaacgaaaaaagaaaccCACCTATCCAAGATACGTGCCAGGACTGGAGGACCTTATTGAGATGCAAACACAGTCTCTTAGTGGGGGGATTGAATCAAGAGGAAACAGAGATCTTTTAGAACTCG AAGGTAATTTGCGCTCACTGATTGTTGATTACCAAGACGAATGGGAGGTTTCACGTGATTTGCTTTCGATTGGCCAGAAAATCGGCGAAGGACAATTTGGGCTGGTGCTAAAAGGAACTCTCATGACTG AGGATGGTGCAATGGAGGTTGCTGTGAAGACAGTGAAGGAAAATGCCGACCGTTTTGACATTAAGGACCTGCTGCAGGAACTGAAAATGATGAAGGAGATTGGGCAGCATCCGCATGTTGTTAGTCTCGTGGGAGCCTGCACCACGAGCGGGCCGCTGTATATAATTACTGAATACATCTCAGGAGGAAATTTGCTTAATTATCTGCGATACAGCAGGCCAGCTGATGACACTTATGTTAACATTTCTTCCACACTTAGCTCACGTGATCTTCTTAAAATCGCACTGGACTGTGCACGCGGCATGAACCACATTGCTGATAGGAAGTTCGTCCATCGAGACCTTGCAGCAAGAAATATTCTGCTCACCCAAGAATGCGAGGCTAAAGTCGCAGATTTTGGCTTGGCACGTGATATATATGGAGATGGACAATACGTGAAAAGCGGTGGAGGCAGACTGCCTATTAAATGGATGGCTCCAGAATCTATTGAAGATCAGATATATACCACAATGTCAGATATTTGGTCATTCGGAATCCTCCTCTGGGAGATAGTTACTATCGGAGGTGTCCCGTATCCCTGTGTTCCAGTAAATCTCCTCCTCACTAAGCTGTTGTGTGGGTATCGTATGTCTAAGCCAGTACACTGCTCCAACGAGTTATACGACTTGATGACGTCCTGTTGGGAGCAAGATCCTGAAGCTAGACCAACATTTTCTCAGATCTGCCTCATTTTGTCAGAGATGTTGTCCCAATCGGCTAGATCGTATGTCAACATCACAGTTAGCAATAGAAGAAAGAGATCTGATGGCAAGGTTGCTTATGAAATGCATAAACAGACCTTTTAA